Proteins encoded together in one Pseudomonas sp. ADAK13 window:
- a CDS encoding ABC transporter substrate-binding protein, whose product MQRRTLLKASLTAAAALSLPLGVRSAFAAEPFTFYGLKSMSGAFASYGKFADMGSRLAVEQHPELLGRPLNYKVIDTEGNAGKAVRKVQEAIQQDGARFFQGCTLSSSALAVAKEVSKAGGVFMTPVGADEVTGKDCNSATFRWSVPTYGAIRETLVPLIKLLPDAKRWYTITPQYVFGEALLEGAKSVLAEHGLEHAGNSYHSLQEQEFSGYLTNAIAAKPDVLVLLNFGSQSSNTLRQAVNFGIKERMKVLLVWSAGLDQFQELGSDVLEGVYLGAQYWHQVDTPLNRDLVKLTKAKYGINPTYPLAADYISTKVMLETIISTGSFDGPTVAKAMQGLSYEGPTGKESIRAGDHQVIKDYYLLVGKAAGDMADKDDLAKVLSAGQSFPPVEATGCVLG is encoded by the coding sequence ATGCAGCGTCGTACGTTGTTGAAAGCCAGTCTCACCGCCGCAGCCGCTCTCAGCCTCCCGCTGGGTGTGCGCTCGGCATTCGCCGCCGAGCCCTTTACCTTTTACGGCCTCAAGTCCATGTCTGGCGCCTTTGCCAGTTATGGCAAATTTGCCGACATGGGTTCACGCCTCGCGGTAGAACAACACCCCGAGTTGCTCGGTCGCCCGCTGAACTACAAGGTGATCGACACCGAAGGCAACGCCGGCAAGGCCGTGCGCAAGGTCCAGGAAGCGATCCAGCAGGACGGTGCACGCTTCTTCCAGGGCTGCACCCTGTCGTCTTCGGCACTCGCCGTCGCCAAGGAAGTGAGCAAGGCCGGCGGCGTGTTCATGACCCCGGTGGGCGCCGACGAGGTCACCGGCAAGGACTGCAACAGCGCCACCTTCCGCTGGTCAGTCCCCACCTATGGCGCGATCCGCGAAACCCTCGTGCCGCTGATCAAGCTGCTGCCGGACGCCAAGCGCTGGTACACCATCACCCCACAATATGTGTTCGGCGAAGCCCTGCTCGAAGGTGCCAAATCGGTCCTGGCCGAACATGGCCTGGAACACGCCGGCAACAGCTACCACTCGCTGCAGGAACAGGAATTCTCCGGCTACCTGACCAATGCCATCGCCGCCAAACCCGACGTACTGGTACTGCTGAACTTCGGCAGCCAGTCGTCCAACACCCTGCGCCAGGCGGTGAACTTCGGTATCAAGGAACGCATGAAAGTGCTGCTGGTATGGTCCGCCGGCCTCGACCAGTTCCAGGAGCTGGGCAGCGACGTACTGGAAGGCGTGTACCTCGGCGCGCAGTACTGGCATCAGGTCGACACCCCGCTCAACCGAGACCTGGTGAAACTGACCAAGGCCAAGTACGGCATCAACCCGACCTACCCGCTGGCCGCGGACTACATCAGCACCAAGGTCATGCTGGAAACCATCATCTCCACCGGCAGTTTCGACGGGCCGACCGTGGCCAAGGCCATGCAGGGCCTGAGCTACGAAGGCCCCACCGGCAAGGAATCGATCCGCGCCGGCGACCATCAGGTGATCAAGGATTACTACCTGCTGGTGGGCAAGGCGGCAGGCGACATGGCCGACAAGGACGACCTGGCCAAGGTGCTCAGCGCCGGCCAGTCGTTCCCGCCGGTGGAAGCCACGGGCTGCGTGCTCGGCTGA
- a CDS encoding FadR/GntR family transcriptional regulator produces MLSRPLRRKRQKLSDVIVESVKRSIVTDALKPGDRLPTERELMESFQCSKGSAREALKALEVEGLVNTRTGPSGGAYLNQAGTEPASRALRNYLHFQHLDGEQVYQLRKVIEVELAVSVLGRLSEDDYRALQDNVDFCSAPEDSEAGQREQRIAELEFHNLLAKACPNPLLSFMAQFLNDLLRDLVVLKKAYKPKRKQFDAANLDYHKQLLIAFRAEDEATVRSLMHEHMCDAEHHMTALEGEVSPHFLLEFDHNH; encoded by the coding sequence ATGCTAAGCCGCCCGTTGCGCCGCAAACGCCAGAAGCTCTCCGACGTGATCGTCGAGTCGGTCAAGCGCTCCATCGTCACCGATGCCCTGAAGCCCGGCGACCGCTTGCCCACCGAACGCGAGTTGATGGAAAGCTTCCAGTGCTCCAAAGGCTCCGCCCGCGAAGCCCTCAAGGCGCTGGAAGTCGAAGGCCTGGTCAACACCCGCACCGGCCCCAGCGGCGGGGCCTACCTCAACCAGGCCGGCACCGAACCCGCCAGCCGCGCCCTGCGCAACTACCTGCACTTCCAGCACCTGGACGGCGAACAGGTCTACCAACTGCGCAAAGTCATCGAAGTCGAACTCGCCGTCTCCGTGCTGGGCCGCCTGAGCGAAGACGACTACCGCGCCCTCCAGGACAATGTCGATTTTTGCAGCGCACCCGAAGACAGCGAAGCCGGCCAACGCGAACAACGCATCGCCGAACTGGAATTCCACAACCTGCTGGCCAAGGCCTGCCCCAACCCGCTGCTGAGTTTCATGGCGCAGTTCCTCAACGACTTATTGCGCGACCTGGTGGTGCTGAAAAAAGCCTACAAGCCCAAGCGCAAGCAATTCGACGCCGCCAACCTCGACTACCACAAGCAACTGCTGATCGCCTTCCGGGCCGAAGATGAAGCCACCGTACGCAGCCTGATGCACGAACACATGTGCGACGCCGAACACCACATGACCGCACTAGAAGGCGAAGTCAGCCCGCACTTTCTGCTGGAGTTCGACCACAACCACTGA